Within the Gordonia westfalica genome, the region CGACGTCCTCCTCACGCTCGACACGGAAAGCGACACAGCCCAACGCTTCTGACAGCTTCACGAAGTCCGGGATCATCCGCGAGTGCGTCGACAGATCGGTGTTGGAGTACCGCTCCTCGTAGAACAGGGTCTGCCACTGCCGGACCATGCCCAGGTTGCCGTTGTTGATCAGCGCGACCTTGATCGGGATGCCCTCGATCGCGCAGGTCGCCAGCTCCTGGTTGGTCATCTGGAAGCAGCCGTCGCCGTCGATGGCCCACACCTCGGTGTCGGGTGCGGCCGCCTTGGCGCCCATCGCGGCGGGCACCGCATAGCCCATCGTGCCCAGACCGCCCGAGTTGAGCCAGGTGCGCGGCTTCTCGTAGGAGATGAACTGCGCGGCCCACATCTGGTGCTGGCCGACGCCGGCGCAGTAGACCGCGTCGGGTCCGGCGGCCTTGCCGAGTGCCTGGATGACGAACTCCGGCGACATCGAACCGTCGGTCTGACGGTCGTAGCTCAGCGGGTACGTCTTGCGGATGCCGTCGAGGTAGGTCCACCACTCCGACAGGTCGGGAGTGGCCCCGGTGGTCGCCCGCTCGTCGCGCAGCGTCTCGGTGAGCTCGGCGATGACCGCCTTGCAGTCGCCGACGATCGGCACGTCGACCGGCCGGTTCTTGCCGATCTCGGCCGGGTCGATGTCGGCGTGGATGACCTTGGCGTCGGGGGCGAAGGAATCCAGCTGACCGGTCACGCGGTCGTCGAACCGTGCGCCGAGCGTGATCAGCAGGTCGCTGCGCTGCAGCGCGCCGACGGCCGCCACGGTGCCGTGCATACCCGGCATGCCGAGGTGCTGCTGGTGGCTGTCGGGGAATGCGCCGCGGGCCATCAGCGTCGTGACGACCGGGATGCCGGTCAGCTCGGCGAGTTCGAGCAGCTCCTCGGACGCGTTGGCCTTGATGACACCGCCACCGACATAGAGGACCGGCGACTTCGCGGCGTTGATCAGGCGAGCCGCCTCACGGACCTGCTTGCCGTGCGGCTTGGTGACCGGACGGTAGCCGGGCAGGTCGATCTGCGGCGGCCAGGAGAAGGTGGTCTGGCTCTGCAGGATGTCCTTGGGGATGTCGACGAGAACCGCACCGGGACGACCGCTCTCGGCGATGTGGAAGGCCTCGGCGATGGTCTTCGGGATGTCGATCGCGCGACTCACCAGAAAGTTGTGCTTGGTGATCGGCATCGTGATGCCGGAGATGTCGGCTTCCTGGAAGGCGTCTGTGCCGATCAGCGCACGGCCGACCTGTCCGGTGATGGCGACGACCGGGACGGAGTCCATCTGAGCGTCGGCCAGCGGGGTCACCAGGTTGGTGGCACCCGGACCCGAGGTCGCCATCATGACACCGGCGCGACCGGCGACCTGTGCGTAACCGGTGGCGGCGTGGCCGGCGCCCTGCTCGTGGCGGACGAGGACGTGACGGACCTTGGTGGAGTCGAGAAGCGGGTCGTAGACCGGCAGGACCGCGCCGCCGGGAATGCCGAAGACGACCTCGACACCGAGCTCCTCGAGGGATCGGACCACCGACTGCGCACCGCTGACGCGCTCCGGCGCGACGGTGTGCTGCCCTACCGCACGGAGGTTGCCCGCCGCGGGAGACTGCTGACGCAGTCCGGCGTTACGCGTCGGCTCATTGCGGCCGGCGTCGGTGCGTGCTGTTGGTGCGCTCACTGCACGATCCTCATCTTGTCTGAAATTCGGTGGTTGGGTGATGTGACTACCTGACATGAAAAAACCCCCGACAGCTTCAGCTGTGCGAGGGTGGCGCGTCGATGCCGGTAGGGGTCTGCGAGGTGACCGGTCAGGCGACGCGCCAGCCGATTACTACGAGGATCCCGTTTGTCATCACGAGATCACGGTAGGACCGCGCGTCGTTCTGAGTCAAACTCCGGACCATGCCGTCCCACATGATGGGAACGCACAGGTGGTGACGGACGTCTCACCCAGTGCGAGCGAGTCCACCCGACGCCGAGGTCGCCGAGGCCGGGTTGGCACAATGGATGGGTGCCGACTGATTCCAGCGACCCGACCCCCTCGACACCCGACGACTCGGCGGAGATCCCCTACCCGGTGATCTTCCGCATCAACCGCGTCGCCTACTTCACGGTCCCGATGGTCGCGCTCGTGGTGGTCCTGCTGCTCGGCGCCTCCTACTGGTTCGCCTTCCTCTTCGTCGTCCCGGTGGCGCTGTACATGTGGATCCACCGTCTGCGCACCGTCGTCACCGAAGACGGCCTCAGCGCGGTCGGCGGTCTGTCGACGACCGACATCCCCTGGGCCGACATCGCCGGCCTGCAGTTCCCCAAGTGGAGCTCGGTGCGGGCGGTCCGCCAGAACGGTGAACGAGTCAAGTTGCCCGCCATCGCCTTTCGCGACCTCCCGGTGTTGAACGTGGTCAGCAAGGGCCGCATCCCGGATCCGTTCGAGGCCGCCGCCAAGTCCGACGACTAGATCCGGAGCCCTCCCGGCGGCACAGAATCGCCGCTGCGGGAACGGCTTTGACCCAGGCGCCAGAAGTTAGTCTCGTCGGGTGACGTACGCGACGCTCGACGCGAACCAGCTCGACGACCTCATCTCCGACGGCGACCTCGGCGCCGCCGCGACCGCGCTGTCCGCACTCCCCGCCGGCGACATCGCCGCCCTCCTCGACCGCCTGTCCCACCAGGCGCGGGGCGTGGCCTTCCGTCTGCTTCCCAAGGATCTCGCCGTCGAGGTCTTCGACGATCTGTCCTCGGGCTCGCAGCGCCGGCTGATCGACGATCTCGGGACGGTCGAGGTGGCGGCCGCCTTCGATCACCTCGACCCCGACGACCGCGCCGAACTCCTCGACGAACTGCCCGCCGGCGTCGCACGAGCGCTCATCCAGCAGCTCACCCCCGCCGAACGTGACGTCACCGCGGTCGTCCTGGGTTACCCGCGCGGCTCGGTCGGGCGTCGGATGAGCCCCGAGTTCGTCCATGCTCGTAGCGACGAGACCGCCAGCGCGGCCCTCGCCCGGGTCAGGGAACGGGGCCACGCCGCCGAGACGATCTACACCGTGCCCGTTCTCGACGAGGCCCGGGTCCTGTGCGGCGTGGTCAGCCTGCGTGACCTGCTACTCGCCGACCCCGACGAAACCGTCGTCGGCCTGATGAGCAAGCCGATGTTCGCGCTCGCCGACGACGACGCGGAGTCCACCGCCCAGCGATGCGTCGACCGGGGCATCCTCGCGATGCCCGTCGTCGACCGCGACAACCGACTGGTCGGCGTGCTCACCATCGACGACGCGGTGGAGGTCGTCGAGCAGGCCCGCGACACCGACGAGGCGCGGGCGGGTGCGCGCGAACCGCTGCGCGAGCCATATCTGCACGCGTCGATCCTGTCGATCACCCGCGCCCGGATCGTGTGGCTGTTCGTCCTCGCGGTGTCGGCGATCCTCACCGTCAACGTCCTGGAGATCTTCGAGGGCACCCTCGAACAGAAGGTCGCCCTCGCACTGTTCATCCCGCTGCTCACCGGCATCGGTGGCAACACCGGGTCGCAGGCCGCGACCACCGTCACCCGTGCACTCGCCACCGACGACGTGACCACCCGCGACGTCGTGCGGGTCGCGGCCAAGGAGGTGCGGGTCGGCCTGACCATGGGGTCACTGCTGGGCGTCGTCGGATTCGCCGTCGCCGCA harbors:
- a CDS encoding acetolactate synthase large subunit; this encodes MSAPTARTDAGRNEPTRNAGLRQQSPAAGNLRAVGQHTVAPERVSGAQSVVRSLEELGVEVVFGIPGGAVLPVYDPLLDSTKVRHVLVRHEQGAGHAATGYAQVAGRAGVMMATSGPGATNLVTPLADAQMDSVPVVAITGQVGRALIGTDAFQEADISGITMPITKHNFLVSRAIDIPKTIAEAFHIAESGRPGAVLVDIPKDILQSQTTFSWPPQIDLPGYRPVTKPHGKQVREAARLINAAKSPVLYVGGGVIKANASEELLELAELTGIPVVTTLMARGAFPDSHQQHLGMPGMHGTVAAVGALQRSDLLITLGARFDDRVTGQLDSFAPDAKVIHADIDPAEIGKNRPVDVPIVGDCKAVIAELTETLRDERATTGATPDLSEWWTYLDGIRKTYPLSYDRQTDGSMSPEFVIQALGKAAGPDAVYCAGVGQHQMWAAQFISYEKPRTWLNSGGLGTMGYAVPAAMGAKAAAPDTEVWAIDGDGCFQMTNQELATCAIEGIPIKVALINNGNLGMVRQWQTLFYEERYSNTDLSTHSRMIPDFVKLSEALGCVAFRVEREEDVDDVIAQARAINDRPVVIDFIVGKDAQVWPMVAAGTGNDEIMAARDIRPLFDDDESASDPVDIHETMTKPDAAAPADAAAAKKDQK
- a CDS encoding PH domain-containing protein, with product MPTDSSDPTPSTPDDSAEIPYPVIFRINRVAYFTVPMVALVVVLLLGASYWFAFLFVVPVALYMWIHRLRTVVTEDGLSAVGGLSTTDIPWADIAGLQFPKWSSVRAVRQNGERVKLPAIAFRDLPVLNVVSKGRIPDPFEAAAKSDD
- the mgtE gene encoding magnesium transporter, giving the protein MTYATLDANQLDDLISDGDLGAAATALSALPAGDIAALLDRLSHQARGVAFRLLPKDLAVEVFDDLSSGSQRRLIDDLGTVEVAAAFDHLDPDDRAELLDELPAGVARALIQQLTPAERDVTAVVLGYPRGSVGRRMSPEFVHARSDETASAALARVRERGHAAETIYTVPVLDEARVLCGVVSLRDLLLADPDETVVGLMSKPMFALADDDAESTAQRCVDRGILAMPVVDRDNRLVGVLTIDDAVEVVEQARDTDEARAGAREPLREPYLHASILSITRARIVWLFVLAVSAILTVNVLEIFEGTLEQKVALALFIPLLTGIGGNTGSQAATTVTRALATDDVTTRDVVRVAAKEVRVGLTMGSLLGVVGFAVAALVYGVDIGTVIGLTIVSICTMAATVGGVMPLVAKSIRVDPAVFSTPFISTFCDATGLIVYFSIAKAVLGL